In Streptomyces camelliae, the sequence GCCTGTACCCGGGCACGGTCATCAAGCCGGCCGTGCACCAGATCCTGGTCCCGCGCCCGAAGACCGCGAAGGTCGGCGGCAAGCCGCTGGTCGGCCGCGAACTGCTGGGCTGGGTCGGCGAGTTCCTCGCCTCGATCCTGGGGTCGTAGGAGCCGGAGGGGGGCATGAGGATCGGAGAGCTGGCGGCGGCGACCGGGGCGTCGCCGCGCGCCCTGCGCCACTACGAACAGGCCGGCCTGATCGCCTCCGAGCGGGCCGCCAACGGCTATCGCGCGTACGACGCCGGTACGGCCGTCCGCGTCCGCAACATCCGCCGGCTGCTGGCGGCCGGGCTCACCCTGGACGACGTACAGGTGTTCCTGCCCTGCCTGGACGGTGACGTCACCGCCGCTCCCGCCTCCGCCCGGGGGATACGGGTCGCCCGGGACCGGCTGGCGGTCCTCGACGCCCGCATAGCGGCCCAGACAGCGATACGCGACCGGCTCGCGACCGCCTTGCGGGACGCCGGCGACGGGACACCCTGACAGGCGGCAGCGGTGGCCGGGGGCGCCGATGGTCCACTCTCCACCGCCCGTCTTCCCACCGTCGGCCGCTCAGGCGACCACCGCCCCGCCGTCCACCGGCAGGACGACCCCCGTGACGAACGAGGCCTGAGGTGCGGCCAGCCGGGTGACCGCCCAGGCGACCTCCTCGGGGCGGCCGATCCGGCCGAGCGGGGTGTGGGCGAGCTGCCACGCGCGGATCGCCTCGCGCCGCTCCGGGGTGTGGCCGGTGTGCTCGGCGATCGGAGTGTCGATCGCGCCGGGAGCCACGGCGACGACCCGGATACCGAGCGGGGCCAGTTCGACCGCCCAGCTGCGGGTTAGCGTCTCCAGTGCCGCCTTCCCCGCCGCGTACAGCGCGTTGCCGGGCCAGGCGCGCTGGCCCACCGAGGTCGTCACGTTCACCACCACACCGCGGGCGGCCTCCAGCGCCGGCAGCGCGGCCTGGGTGAGCAGGACCGGAGCCAGGAGGTTGGTCTCCAGCAGCGGTCGTACCGAGGTAGGGGTGTAGGTGCGCAGGGAGTCGGTGGTGACCACCCCCGCGTTGTTGACCAGCACGTCGATCCGGCCGTACCGCTCCAGTGCGGCCCGTACGACGGTCTCCGGGCCGTCCTCCGCGGTCAGGTCGGCGGGCAGCGGGGTGATGCCGGGGTGCCCGTCCGCGGTCTCGGCCAAAGGCTCGGCGCGGCGGCCGACGGCGACGACCCGGGCGCCCTCGGCGGCGAACGCGCGCGCGGTGGCCCGGCCGATGCCGGTGCCGGCGCCGGTGACGAGGACGGTACGGGGCTGCTGGGCGCTGTCGATGTTCATGCGGGGATCGTCGGACCCTGACACCGGCGTCAAGGTCAAGCCGCCGGGGGCGCGGAGTGACCGGGCGCACAGGTTCCGCCGTCACGCTCCCCCCGACGGGCTCCGCATGCCCCAACTGGGCCACGGATTGCCCCGAAACGCCCCTTCGGGTCCCATCTGCAGTCGGCCGCAGGGCGGTTAACGTAAGGGAAGGAACGATTCCGCCTGTGACCGAGGGGGACCAGGCCGAGCGAGGGGGACGTACCGTGACGCGTCTGAGGGGCGGGGCGATCACCGCGATGGTGCTGCTGGCGGCCGTGACCGGCTGCAGCAAGGACAAGACCACAGGGGCCTCCGGGCCCGAGCAGTCCGGCGGCGGGGGCGCGGTCATGGCCGCCGTCGACTCGCTGACCGTCAAGGGGCGGGCCCCGCAGACCGGTTACTCCCGTGCCCGGTTCGGCACGGCCTGGGCGGACACCGACTCCAACTCCTGCGACACCCGCGACGACATACTCAAGCGCGATCTGAAGGACGTGAAGTTCACCGGCGGCACCTGCCGGGTCACCTACGGCCTGCTCGAACCCGACCCCTACTCCGGCAAGGAGATCACCTACCGGCGCGGCGCCAGCCAGGTCGACATCGACCACGTCGTCCCGCTCTCCGACGCCTGGCAGAAGGGCGCCAAGTACTGGGACGCCGGCAAGCGCATAGCGCTGGCCAACGACCCCCTCAACCTCATCGCGGTCGACGCGAGCACCAACCGCGGCAAGGGCGACGGCGACGCGGCCACCTGGCTCCCGCCGAACGGGGCGTACCGCTGCACCTATGTCGCCACCCAGGTCGCCGTGAAGAAGAAGTACGGCCTGTGGGTCACCGCAGCCGAGAAGGCCGCGATGAAGAAGGTCCTCGCCGGCTGCCCGAACCAGAAGCTCCCCGCCGGCGGCAACCCGACCGAGGCACCGCAGCGCTTCAAGGCGCGGTGAATCGGCGCGAACAAGAGCGAGCCGGCGCGAACAAACCGGTACGCGCCCCGGGCGGCCGGCACCTACCGTGGGTGTCATGAACGTCCAGGTGAGCAGCATCGCCGAGCGGCCCGACCGGCTGCGCGCGGTGTTCGAGATGGCCGACACATGGCCCGAGTTCGTGACCAACGACCCCGTGGGCGGCGCGTGCTACGGCCGTATCCCCGCCGAACTGCCCGAGTACGTGCTGTTCGCCGAGGACCAGCACGGCGAGATCGTCGCCCACGCCTTCAGCGTGCCCTTCGCTCTCGACGCCGACGGCCGGGGCGCGCTGCCTGCGCGCGGCTGGGACGAGGTCCTGCTCTGGGCCTTCGCCGACCTGCGCCGCGGCACCCGCCCGGACACGGTCAGCGCCATCTCCGTCACCATCGCCCCGCACGCCCAGGGTCGCGGCCTGTCCGCCGTCATGCTCGCGGCGATGCGGGACAACGCGCGCGCCCACGGCTTCCGCGAGGTCGTCGCCCCCGTCCGCCCCAGCGCAAAGCACCGCGAACCGCGCACTCCGATCACCGAGTACGCCCACCGTGTGCGGCCCGACGGGCTGCCGGAGGACCCGTGGCTGCGCGTCCACGCGCGCGCGGGCGCGCGCATCGACTCGATCGCCCCCGCCTCCATGACGGTGGGCGCCCCGCTGGCGGACTGGCGCCGCTGGACGGGGCTGCCGTTCGACACCACGGGGGACGTCGAGGTGCCCGGCGCCCTGGTACCGGTGCGCTGCGAGGCGGAGCGCGGGTACGGCGTGTACGTCGAGCCGAACGTGTGGATGCGGCACGCGCTCTGAGGCGCGCACGCGTGAGCCGCGACCCGGAGGCCGCGGCTCACGCGCGGTTGGTACACGGACGGGGACGCGCCCCTTGGATCAGGCCGTCTTGAGGTCCTTCAGGGAGCCCAGGATCCGCGTCGTCACCGTCCGTGCGGACGCGGCGCCGTTGTCGCTGCCCGCCGTGGACAGCACGGTGACCACCGAGGTGCCGGAACGGACCGCGATGAGCGTGGTGCCGTTCTGCCAGGCGCCGCTGGTCAGGGTCATCGTGTAGGCCTCGTCGCCGAGTCCGGACACGGACCGGCCCGCGAGCTTCACCTTGGCGTGGGCATCGGTGTCCGTGAACACGGCGCACTCGGCGGCGACGGACCGCAGATCCTTCATCACCGCGGCCGCCGACGTGCCCTGGAACTCGTCGATCTCCTGGGCCACTTCCTCGGTCTTGTCCTTGTTCGCGTAGTCGTTCTGCGCGAACGACACGCCGCCCTTGAGGCCGGTCACCTGGATCCAGGACGTGCCCTCCAGCCGGGTGCAGTCCGGCGTGCCGGCGCTCTTGCCGGACTGCGGGAGGAGCTGGCCGCCGCTGTCCGCGGTGCCGTCCGCCTCGGGGGTGAGCCCGGCCGGGAAGGCCGACGCGGGCGCCAGCGCCTTCTTCAGCCGCGTACCGGTGACGAGACCGGCGTTCACGTCCTTCGCCTTGGCCGGCGCGGCGCTCGCCGTGGTGCCGGCGGACGCGTCGGAGGAACCGGAGGAGCAGGCGGTGAGGGCCAGCGGGAGTGCCGCGACGGCAAGCAGCGTGGCTACACGGGACGAGTGGCGCATGACGATCCTTCAGAGGATGGGTGGAACAGGGAGAACAGAGAATGGAGCGTGTGAACGGCGTGCGGTGTTACCGGCGGGTCCCGGTCAGGAGGCCTTCTTCCAGTCGCCGCAGCCGGTGGTCTTGAAGTAGGCGTCGCCGGGGGCGATGGTCACGACGGCGGTGCCGGTGACGTTGTCGTTGGCGATGACCGAGTCCGTGCCGTGCTCGGCGTCCTTGGTGCGCTCCCAGTAGCAGGAGTCGTCCTTGTTGCCGGTCGACCGGTAGGTGCCGGGCGCGATGTCCGTGCCGACCTTGAACATCCCCCCGTTGCCCTTCATCGAGGAGGCGGGCGTGCCCTTCGCCTTCGGGTCGACGGCCTCCCAGTCCGCGCAGCCAGTGGACTTGAAGATCTTGTCGGTGGCCTTGATCGTCACGTAACTCGTGCCGGAGACGTTGTCGTTGGCCAGCAGCGAGTCCGTGTTGCCGGTGGCGTCCTTGGCGCGCTCCCAGTAGCACATGTCGTCGGTGTTGCCGGTGGTGCGGTACGTGCCCGGCTTCACGTCGGAGCCGACCTGGAAGTCGCCGTCGCCGGCGATCGCGGCCTTCTTCGGGGCCGCCGTGCCGTCCCCCGAGCCCTTCTCGCCCTTCTTGCCGCCGGGCTGGTGCTCGGCGGAGGCGGACGAGTCCTTGCCGCTCGCGCCGGAACCGTCGCTGCTCTTGCCGTTGCTTCCGGCGTTCGCGGACACGGCACCGATGACGACGACGCCCACGACGGCACCCAGCGCGATCTTGGCCCTCATGCCCATGGCGAATTCCCTCCCCAACGTGGCGGCCTCCCCCTCCGGCGGCCGCTCGTTCGCTGGGTCAATAAGAGCAGAGCCTGTGAACCGAGTCAACATGGTTCACAATGCTGGTCGCGTACACGGCCGTGAATGCATCGCTTCCGTGTACGCCGGTATGCTCGGCGCACACACGGGACGAGGGGAGCGGGGCCGTGCAGGAGAACGCGACAGAGGTGACCGCGGCCGGTATCGCCCGGCTCGCCGGAGTGGGCCGCGCCGCCGTCAGCAACTGGCGCCGTCGGCACGCCGATTTCCCCAAGCCGGTCGGCGGCACCGAGACCAGCCCGTCCTTCGCGCTCGCCGAGGTCGAGGCCTGGCTGCGCAAGCAGGGCAAACTCGCCGAGGTGCCCCTGCGGGAACGCGTCTGGCAACAACTCGTCGGCCACCCCGAGGGTCCGCTGACCGCCCTGGTGCACACCGGCTGCGCCCTGTTGCTGATCCACGAGCGCCCCACGGTCTGGCTCGACGCGAGCGCGGGCTCCGACGCCCGCCTGGCCGCAGTGCTGACCGGCGCACTGGAGCAGGTGCTGACCTCGCGCTTCGGTGGGGCGCCGGAGTGGGGAGCGCACGAGGGCGGGCGCGGGGGCACGGGCGCGAGCGCCGCGACGGCTGTGAACTCGGTGGGCGCCGGTTCGGGCGTGAACACCTCGGGTGACGCGCCGGGTGTGAACACCTCGTGGGAGGCGCGGGATGCGGACACTGCGCCGGCCGCCTCCGGCGTGAACGCGCCTTCCGCGGCGCCCGCTGCGGACGCGGCAACCACAGGCCGCGGTGCGAACGTGGCAACCACAGGCCCCGGTGCGCACGCGGCGGCCGTACCCGATGGTGTGAACCCCGCACTCACCCAGCCCGCTGTGAACCCTTCACGAGCGGGGCAGCCTGTGAACACCCCGCCGACGGTTCACAGCGCGCCGGCCCCGCAAGCCCCACACGCGACCCCCACCCCAAGCCCCACCCCCACCCCCGCCTCCGCGCACCCAACCCCCGCCCCCACGCACCCAACCCCCGCCCTGCACCCCCCCACCGGCCCCCAGCTCCTCTCCTCCGTCCCCCTCCTCCGGGGCGCCGCGGAGCTGGCCGCCGAGGTGGGGGCGCGGCAGGCCTTCGAGTTCCTGGTGGGGCGGCACCTGGACGCCAACCCCCGCCAGTACACGCTCACCCCGGCCGACCTGGCCGGACTCATGGCCGACCTCGCCGGTCCCGCCCGTACCGTCCTGGACCCGGCCTGCGGCACCGGTGCACTGCTGCGCGCCGTGGACGCCCGCCCCGACCAGGAGCTGTACGCCCAGGACGGCGTCCCCGAGCTGGCCGCGCTGACCGCCCTGAGGCTCGCGCTGCACTCCCGCGCCGGCGTGCGCGGTGCCGCCGGGGACACCCTGCGCGCCGACGCCTACCCGGAGCTGCGCGCCGACGCGGTGCTGTGCCACCCGCCGTTCAACGAGCGGAACTGGGGTCACGACGAGCTCGCCTACGACCCCCGCTGGGAGTACGGCTTCCCGGCCCGCACCGAGTCCGAACTGGCCTGGGTGCAGCACGCGCTGGCCCGGCTGGCCGACGGTGGCGCGGCCGTGCTGCTGATGCCGCCGGCCGCCGCGTCCCGCCGCTCCGGGCGCCGGATCCGCGCCGACCTGCTGCGCCGCGGGGCGCTCAGGGCCGTGGTCGCGCTGCCGGTCGGAGCGGCGCCGCCGTACAACATCCCGCTGCACGTGTGGGTGCTGCGCCGGCCCGAGCGGACGCCCGCGGCGCCCGAGGTGCTGCTCGTGGACACGGGCAGGTTCGCGAGCGAGGGGCGCGGCGGTCCGGACTGGGCGGCGGTGCGCGAGGCCGTCCTGGACGCCTGGCGGGACTTCGAGCGCGCCGGGCGGCTGGCGGAGCGGCCGGGGCTCGCGCGGTCCGTGCCGGTCATCGAACTCCTCGACGACGACGTCGACCTCGCACCCGCCCGCCATCTGCCGCCGGCCGCAGTGGCCGACGGCGCGGAGCAGCTCACGGCGGTCCGCGAGCGCCTCGGCGCGACCCTGCGCCTGACCGCCGACCTCACGCCGCCCCCGGCCGCCGCCGCGTCGGGCGCGCGCTGGCCGCTCACCACCGTCGGTGAACTCGCGCGTGGGGGCGCGCTGGTGATGCGCACGGGCGGAAACGGCGGCCACGCGCGCGTGCCCGTGCTCACCGACCACGACGTCCTCGCCGGAACGGCACCCTCCGGGGCGCTTCCGGAGAGCGAGGAGGAGGCCGTGCTGACCGAGCCGGGCGATGTCGTCGTACCGGTGCTCGGCGGGGGCTCGGTGGCGCGCGTGATCGACAAGACGACGGAGGGCGCCGCCCTGGGGCGCAACCTCGTGCTTCTGCGCCCCGATCGCACGGCGCTCGACCCATGGTTCCTCGCCGGCTTCCTGCGCGGTACCGCCAACAATCGGCAGGCCAGCAGCTACGCCTCCACCGCGACCCGGCTGGACGTGCGCCGTCTGCAACTGCCCCGGCTCCCGTTGGACGAACAACGGCGCTACGGCGCCCGCTTCCGCGCACTCGACGAGTTCGAGCGGGCGCTGCGCCATGCGAGCCGGCTCGGGGAGCACCTCGTGCGCGGGATGTACGACGGGCTGACGGACGGGACGGTGGCACCGGACTGAGGGCCCGGCGCACGGCAACGGTTCGGTACACCCGGAACCGGCTGTCCGTGGCGGCCTATACGCTCGGACTCAGCACACACGTCCGCACGCATCAGGCCTCCAGGAGCAGCCATGCAAGGCCACGGCTACGCGCCGCCTCCGCCGCAGCCACCCTCGACCTGGGTGCTGGTCCTGTGGCGCGTGATCTTCGTGGCAGTGGCGCTTCTCAGCATCGGATTCCTGGCGTGGGTGGCGCCGCTGCGCGCGGCGATCGTGTCCCGCAGGCCCGCCGAGTGGTGGTTCTTCGGTGGATCCGTGGTGGTCCTCGGCATCTGCTTCGCACTCTTCAGCACCGACCACACCGACGACTTCAGCTCGCCGAACGGCAACCTGGGCATGAGCATGCTGCTGCTGAACGCCGTCGCCTGCACCGGCTACTACCTCTACGCGGACATACGCCACTTCCACCGACTCCGTCAGGCCTACGCCGGGCAGGTGCCGTCGGTGCCGGGCTACGGATACCCGCGGCCCGCGTCGCCGTTCACCGTGACCACCGCTCCGAGCAGGCCGAGCACGCCGCAACTCCCCTACGCCCTGCCCCCGATGCCGCACACCCCCGCGCCCCAGCCGCACGTCCCCGCACCCCCCCAGCGCCCGGCGCCCTCCCACATCGAACAGGTGCGTGCCGAACTGGACGAGCTGAGCGACTACCTGCGCCAGCACGACGGCCGGCACGACGGCGGGCACGGCAGCCACGAGGGCGGAAGGTGAGCGTGGCGACAGGACGTGTCGTCGCCGGCCGGTACGAACTGTCCACGCTCATCGGGCAGGGCGGCATGGGCCAGGTGTGGACGGCGTACGACCGGCGGCTGGACCGGCGCGTGGCGGTGAAGCTGCTGCGCCCCGACAAGGTGGCGGGCCACGAAGCGGACGAGCTGCGCCGCCGGTTCCTGCGCGAGTGCCGGGTGACCGCACAGGTCGATCACCCCGGTCTGGTCACCGTGCACGACGCGGGCAGCGAGGGCGAGGAGCTGTTCCTCGTCATGCAGTACGTCGACGGCGCCGACCTGTCCGACCATCTCGCCGAGCACGACCCGTACCCGTGGCAGTGGGCGGTCGCGGTGGCCGCGCAACTGTGCGCCGTGCTGAGCGCCGTGCACGCCGTGCCGATCGTCCACCGCGACCTCAAGCCGCGCAACGTGATGGTGAAGCAGGACGGCACGGTCACCGTGCTCGACCTGGGCGTGGCCTCGGTCATGGACACCGACACCACCCGCCTGACCCACACCGGCTCCCCCATCGGCTCGCCCGCCTACATGGCGCCGGAGCAGGCGATGGGCGGCGCGGTCGGCCCGTACACCGACCTGTACGCGCTCGGTGTGCTGCTGCACGAACTGCTCAGCGGCGACGTCCCGTTCGCCGGCTCCACGGCGCTCGGCGTGCTGCACCGGCACCTGTACGAGCCCCCGCAGCCCGTGCGCCGTATCCGCCCCGAGGTCCCCGAGGCGCTGGAGACGCTCGTCCTGCGGCTGCTCGCCAAGGACCCGCAGCACCGGCCGGCCTCCGCGCAGGAGGTGTACGAGGACCTGGCGCAGCTCCTGCCCGCGCGCGGGACGCCCACCGGGGCGCCCCTGGACCCCACACGCCCCTTCCTGCGCCCGCACGCCCCTTGGCCGGACCGCGCGCGGACCCCCGCGCCCCGGCCCGCCCCCGTCGCACCCGCGCCGCCTGCGGCCGGGAAGCCCGACGTCGCCGCGGCCGTGGACGAGGTCAAGCGGCTGCTGGGGGAGGGGCGCATCACCCAGGCCGTGGACATCCTGGGCGCGATCCTGCCCGCCGCCGCCGAACAGCACGGCGAGCACTCCCCGGTCGTACGCACCCTGCGCAAGCAGTACGCGGCCACGCTCATGGACGACGGCCAGTACCGGCGCGCGCTGCCCGAACTGCGCCGGCTCGCCGCCGAACGCGCCGCCGAGGCCGGCCAGGCCGACCCGCAGTCCCTGCGCTACCGCTACGAGGCCGCGCAGTGCCTGGAGCAGTTGGGCGATCCGGCGGCGGCGCTCGCCGAGTACCGCGCGCTGCTGCCGTACTACGAGAACCAGTACGTCTCCGGCGACCCGCAGCTCGCCCACGAGGTCCGCCGGCGCATCGGCCATCTCCTGCTCGCCCTCGGCGACCGGCCGGCCGCCCACGACACGCTCGCGCGGCTGCTGATGGACGTCGAGCGGCTGCACGGCCCCGGCCATCCGATGGCCCTGGAGATCCGGCGCACGCTCCAGTGGCTGGGCCAGGTGCGCGGCTGACGGGAGCAGTTGATACCTTGCGCTTCGCTCTGCCAGGTGAGGCAGAGGCGACATACGCAAGGGGTGGGCTCATGGCCGGGCATCGGCAGTCGAAGAAGCGCAGATACATCACCTGGGCGGTGGCGGGTGCCGCCGTGGTCACCGGAGCCGGAATCGCCGCGCAGACCTCCATGGCCGCCACCACGTGGCCGGCGCAGAAGACGTTCACGGGGCGCGCGTTCGACACCTGCACCGCGCCCTCGCTGTCCGCGATGAAGGCCTGGCACACCGGCTTCTACGGAGCCGCCGCCGTCTACGTGGGCGGTAAGAACCGCGGCTGCGCCCAGCCCAACCTCACCGCCTCCTGGGTGAAGTCGGTCAGCTCGATCGGCTGGAAGCTCATCCCGATCTACGTCGGCGCACAGCCGCCCTGCCAGTCCGGCTCCAACCCGGAGAAGCTGACCGCGTCCACGGCCGCCTCCCTCGGCACCCAGGACGCCGCCGACGCCGTCGCCAAGGCCTCCGCGCTCGGCATGAAGGCGGGCAGCCCGGTCTACCTCGACATGGAGCCGTACGACATCACGAACAAGGCGTGCAACGACGCCGTGCTGACGTATGTGCGCGCCTTCGACAAGGGGCTGCGGGCGAAGACGTACCGCACCGGCTACTACGGCTTCAGCAGCTCCAGCGCCAAGGCCATCGCGACCGCCACGGACAAGACGGATCTGCCGGGCAACCTCTGGTACGCGCTGTGGGACAAGCAGAACACCACGACCACGGACTGGCCGTGGGGCGCGACCCAGTTCACCAACCACAGCCGCGGCCATCAGTACCTGGTCAACAGCAAGGAGACGTTCGGCGGCGTCACGCTCACCGTCGACCGGGACGCCTGGGACGCGCCGGTGGCCATCACCGGCTGAGTCCGCAGTGGCGGGAGCGGCGGGCGTGACGGTGCCCGAAGCGCGCGTGAATCGTTGGTCGAATGGGTTGGCCCCGGCTCTCCTACTGCCTACCATCGATCACCGCAAGAACTTTGTGCACCGTCGCACAATCTCCCCTTGGAGGTTTCCTTGCACCGCCGCCGTCGCACCGCGCTCGTCCTCACCGCCGCGATCGCCGCCGCGGCACCCCTCCTGACCGCCTGCGGAAACGATGCACATCCGGGCGCCGCGGCCGTCGTCGGCGGGCAGCGGATCACCGTCGGCCAGCTGGAGAGCCGGGTCAACGAGGTTCGCAGGGCACAGCGGGCCGCGGTGCCGGACGAGGCCCAGTACCAGCAGGTCCTCGCCTCCACCAGCAGCCTCACCCGCGACACCCTGCACAACATGGTCCTCGACCAGGTGCTGCAGCGGGCGGCGCAGGACGAGAGCATCTCGGTGACCCGCAACGAGGTCGAGCAGATGCGGGCCGGCCTGGAACAGCAGGCGGGGGGCGCCAAGGCCCTGGAGACGGCCTGGCTCCAGAAGTACGGCATCGCCCCGGCCCGCCTCGACGACAACCTCCGGCTCCAGCTGGAGGCGCAGAAGCTGGCGGCGAAGCTCGGCACCGACACCAGCCAGCCCGCGTTCTGGAAGGCGCTGTCCACGGCCTCCCAGGAACTCCACATCGACCTCAACCCGCGCTACGGCACCTGGGACGTGCAGAAGAGCAGCCGGGTGGACGCGAAGACACCGTGGGTGCGGGAGGTCACGACCAGCGCGGCGGGCGGAGCGCCGGCGATCGCGTAGCAGGCGATCGCGTAGCGAGGGCCGGAATGCGGCGCCGGGGCGGGTGCCGGAACGCGGCGCCGGGGCGGGTGCCGGAACGGTACGGCAGACCGCCTCGGGCGCAGGCCTCGGTCATACGATCACAGAATCTCCCTGGCCTGTGGATAACCAAATCCGCTCTCTCCCGCCGTGGGTTACGTTCGGATCGTGAACGCATCCAGCTCCGACCTCGCCCCCGCGGCCGACCCCGGCCGTATCGTCCTGCTCACCACCAGCCACCGCGTCGCCCCCGGCCTGCTGTCCTGGCCCGCCTGGCAGGCCCTGCACGCCGCCGACGCCGTGCTGTGCGCGGACGGCGCGCATCCGCAGCTGCCGTATCTGCGCGAGGCCGGCATAACGGTGGCCGAGGCGGCCCCCACCGCACAGGAGCTGGTGGACGCCTGCGCCGACGGGCGGACGGTGGTGGTCGTGGCCACGGCCGAGGGCGAGCCCGCGCTCACCGACGGCCTGGCCCGGCTGGCCGGCTCCGGCCGGATCACCATGCCGGAGCTGGAGCTGCTGCC encodes:
- a CDS encoding N-6 DNA methylase → MQENATEVTAAGIARLAGVGRAAVSNWRRRHADFPKPVGGTETSPSFALAEVEAWLRKQGKLAEVPLRERVWQQLVGHPEGPLTALVHTGCALLLIHERPTVWLDASAGSDARLAAVLTGALEQVLTSRFGGAPEWGAHEGGRGGTGASAATAVNSVGAGSGVNTSGDAPGVNTSWEARDADTAPAASGVNAPSAAPAADAATTGRGANVATTGPGAHAAAVPDGVNPALTQPAVNPSRAGQPVNTPPTVHSAPAPQAPHATPTPSPTPTPASAHPTPAPTHPTPALHPPTGPQLLSSVPLLRGAAELAAEVGARQAFEFLVGRHLDANPRQYTLTPADLAGLMADLAGPARTVLDPACGTGALLRAVDARPDQELYAQDGVPELAALTALRLALHSRAGVRGAAGDTLRADAYPELRADAVLCHPPFNERNWGHDELAYDPRWEYGFPARTESELAWVQHALARLADGGAAVLLMPPAAASRRSGRRIRADLLRRGALRAVVALPVGAAPPYNIPLHVWVLRRPERTPAAPEVLLVDTGRFASEGRGGPDWAAVREAVLDAWRDFERAGRLAERPGLARSVPVIELLDDDVDLAPARHLPPAAVADGAEQLTAVRERLGATLRLTADLTPPPAAAASGARWPLTTVGELARGGALVMRTGGNGGHARVPVLTDHDVLAGTAPSGALPESEEEAVLTEPGDVVVPVLGGGSVARVIDKTTEGAALGRNLVLLRPDRTALDPWFLAGFLRGTANNRQASSYASTATRLDVRRLQLPRLPLDEQRRYGARFRALDEFERALRHASRLGEHLVRGMYDGLTDGTVAPD
- a CDS encoding SDR family NAD(P)-dependent oxidoreductase; its protein translation is MNIDSAQQPRTVLVTGAGTGIGRATARAFAAEGARVVAVGRRAEPLAETADGHPGITPLPADLTAEDGPETVVRAALERYGRIDVLVNNAGVVTTDSLRTYTPTSVRPLLETNLLAPVLLTQAALPALEAARGVVVNVTTSVGQRAWPGNALYAAGKAALETLTRSWAVELAPLGIRVVAVAPGAIDTPIAEHTGHTPERREAIRAWQLAHTPLGRIGRPEEVAWAVTRLAAPQASFVTGVVLPVDGGAVVA
- a CDS encoding serine/threonine-protein kinase, with amino-acid sequence MSTLIGQGGMGQVWTAYDRRLDRRVAVKLLRPDKVAGHEADELRRRFLRECRVTAQVDHPGLVTVHDAGSEGEELFLVMQYVDGADLSDHLAEHDPYPWQWAVAVAAQLCAVLSAVHAVPIVHRDLKPRNVMVKQDGTVTVLDLGVASVMDTDTTRLTHTGSPIGSPAYMAPEQAMGGAVGPYTDLYALGVLLHELLSGDVPFAGSTALGVLHRHLYEPPQPVRRIRPEVPEALETLVLRLLAKDPQHRPASAQEVYEDLAQLLPARGTPTGAPLDPTRPFLRPHAPWPDRARTPAPRPAPVAPAPPAAGKPDVAAAVDEVKRLLGEGRITQAVDILGAILPAAAEQHGEHSPVVRTLRKQYAATLMDDGQYRRALPELRRLAAERAAEAGQADPQSLRYRYEAAQCLEQLGDPAAALAEYRALLPYYENQYVSGDPQLAHEVRRRIGHLLLALGDRPAAHDTLARLLMDVERLHGPGHPMALEIRRTLQWLGQVRG
- a CDS encoding N-acetyltransferase, whose amino-acid sequence is MNVQVSSIAERPDRLRAVFEMADTWPEFVTNDPVGGACYGRIPAELPEYVLFAEDQHGEIVAHAFSVPFALDADGRGALPARGWDEVLLWAFADLRRGTRPDTVSAISVTIAPHAQGRGLSAVMLAAMRDNARAHGFREVVAPVRPSAKHREPRTPITEYAHRVRPDGLPEDPWLRVHARAGARIDSIAPASMTVGAPLADWRRWTGLPFDTTGDVEVPGALVPVRCEAERGYGVYVEPNVWMRHAL
- a CDS encoding SurA N-terminal domain-containing protein translates to MHRRRRTALVLTAAIAAAAPLLTACGNDAHPGAAAVVGGQRITVGQLESRVNEVRRAQRAAVPDEAQYQQVLASTSSLTRDTLHNMVLDQVLQRAAQDESISVTRNEVEQMRAGLEQQAGGAKALETAWLQKYGIAPARLDDNLRLQLEAQKLAAKLGTDTSQPAFWKALSTASQELHIDLNPRYGTWDVQKSSRVDAKTPWVREVTTSAAGGAPAIA
- a CDS encoding glycoside hydrolase domain-containing protein; the encoded protein is MAGHRQSKKRRYITWAVAGAAVVTGAGIAAQTSMAATTWPAQKTFTGRAFDTCTAPSLSAMKAWHTGFYGAAAVYVGGKNRGCAQPNLTASWVKSVSSIGWKLIPIYVGAQPPCQSGSNPEKLTASTAASLGTQDAADAVAKASALGMKAGSPVYLDMEPYDITNKACNDAVLTYVRAFDKGLRAKTYRTGYYGFSSSSAKAIATATDKTDLPGNLWYALWDKQNTTTTDWPWGATQFTNHSRGHQYLVNSKETFGGVTLTVDRDAWDAPVAITG
- a CDS encoding HNH endonuclease family protein — encoded protein: MTRLRGGAITAMVLLAAVTGCSKDKTTGASGPEQSGGGGAVMAAVDSLTVKGRAPQTGYSRARFGTAWADTDSNSCDTRDDILKRDLKDVKFTGGTCRVTYGLLEPDPYSGKEITYRRGASQVDIDHVVPLSDAWQKGAKYWDAGKRIALANDPLNLIAVDASTNRGKGDGDAATWLPPNGAYRCTYVATQVAVKKKYGLWVTAAEKAAMKKVLAGCPNQKLPAGGNPTEAPQRFKAR
- a CDS encoding MerR family transcriptional regulator; amino-acid sequence: MRIGELAAATGASPRALRHYEQAGLIASERAANGYRAYDAGTAVRVRNIRRLLAAGLTLDDVQVFLPCLDGDVTAAPASARGIRVARDRLAVLDARIAAQTAIRDRLATALRDAGDGTP